The DNA window TGGTTTTACCGTATCTGGTCCCGGTTTTGAAAGTGCGATCAGTACGTCTGCACCTTTGCATGCCTCTGCAAAATCATTGATCCTGTTTGGATTTGTTTTTTCGCAGAGCTCCCATTTTCGATAGAAACGCGTATCAGCCTTGATATCCTCTCTTCCTGCATGCAATCCGCCCTTTGAATCAAACATGATTAACTTTTTAGGGTCACCACCGGCAGCAATAATGATTCTAGCAATGGTTGTATTGGATGCGCCTGCCCCAAGCATCGTGATACGAACATCGGAAAGTTCTTTCCCTGCAAGTTTCAGTGCATTGATAAGACCGGCAAGTGTCACACATGCAGTGCCCTGTGCATCATCGTGCCAGACCGGGATATCACACTCTTCTCGAAGTGTATCCAGAACTTTATAACAATTGGGCTGTGAAATATCTTCGAGATTGATTGCACCAAAACTCGGTTGGCACATCTTCACAAAATCGATGATCTTGTCAGGATCGTGCTCGCCTTTGTCATTATAACTGTCTACACACAATGCAACAGCATCAACACCTCCCAGATATTTCATAAGAAATGCCTTTCCTTCCATCACTCCGAGTCCTCCCGGAGGAGTACAATCGCCATCACCAAGCACACGCGTGGAATCACTGACAACTGCGACGAGATTACCCCTATTCGATAGTTCAAAAGACGCGTCATTATCATCGCGAATTGTCGTTGAGATCTTCGATACACCAGGGGTATACCAAACATTGAACCAGTTAAAACCAAAAACCGCTGCTTTTGGCACGGTCTGGATCTTTCCATTGTAAAAGCGGTGTGAGAGTTCAGCGAGTTTTTTCAGGAAAAATGTTTTAGCTTTAGCTTTCTGTTCTTCGGTGAAGTCGTCTGGAAAGACTTCATCCAGATTTTTCAGTGAGAATTCGACTTTTTTCATCAGTTGTGTTCCTCCACATCCATATTTATAAATTATTAATGCATTCTGAATCTACGACCAAAATTCTGCTCACCTTGATTCGGATTATATTTTTCAACAAGAGAGACCGTATCACCTTCTGCCACACCTTCGATAATTTCAACCTTC is part of the Candidatus Cloacimonadota bacterium genome and encodes:
- a CDS encoding NADP-dependent malic enzyme codes for the protein MKKVEFSLKNLDEVFPDDFTEEQKAKAKTFFLKKLAELSHRFYNGKIQTVPKAAVFGFNWFNVWYTPGVSKISTTIRDDNDASFELSNRGNLVAVVSDSTRVLGDGDCTPPGGLGVMEGKAFLMKYLGGVDAVALCVDSYNDKGEHDPDKIIDFVKMCQPSFGAINLEDISQPNCYKVLDTLREECDIPVWHDDAQGTACVTLAGLINALKLAGKELSDVRITMLGAGASNTTIARIIIAAGGDPKKLIMFDSKGGLHAGREDIKADTRFYRKWELCEKTNPNRINDFAEACKGADVLIALSKPGPDTVKPEWISSMADKSIVFTCANPVPEIYPYAAKEAGAFIVATGRGDFPNQVNNSLGFPGILKGALMVRAKKVTDEMAIAAAYSLANYAEKRGIDPNNIVPTMDEANVFPEEAADVAMQAIIDGVARITLTREEAFNIAKRDIEYARNLTTSLTENGYISSPEQQMLQDALDWAVGQVQ